In Sporocytophaga myxococcoides DSM 11118, one DNA window encodes the following:
- a CDS encoding VOC family protein, with protein MEEPKNIENAVSSNDTTPKVTGIGGIFFFSDNPKDTREWYAKNLGLEVNEWGSTFESRNVNRPDEINQLQWTPFKNGSGYFAPSKKEFMINYRVQNIEGLVEKLRENDVTILDEISTFEYGKFIHIMDSDGNKIELWEPM; from the coding sequence ATGGAAGAACCAAAAAATATTGAAAATGCAGTATCATCAAATGATACAACACCAAAGGTGACGGGAATTGGCGGAATTTTCTTCTTTTCTGATAATCCAAAAGATACCAGGGAATGGTATGCTAAGAATTTAGGACTTGAAGTCAATGAATGGGGTTCTACTTTTGAATCCAGAAATGTAAACAGACCTGACGAAATAAATCAACTCCAATGGACTCCCTTCAAGAATGGGAGTGGGTATTTTGCTCCATCTAAAAAGGAATTTATGATTAATTACAGAGTTCAGAATATTGAAGGGCTAGTGGAGAAGCTAAGAGAAAATGATGTGACTATACTTGATGAAATCTCAACATTTGAATATGGAAAGTTCATTCACATTATGGACTCTGATGGAAATAAGATAGAGCTTTGGGAGCCAATGTAA
- a CDS encoding DinB family protein, with protein sequence MQSSIIVNAILRELDKEVPATRNCLERIPENLFGFKPHPTSMELGYLTTLVAQIPLWIASMIDNGEIDLATFTRLTPKTTREMVTYFEDNINKAKKSLQTIKDDDLSRNFTLKAQGKILISQKLEESISEAINHWIHHRGQLTVYMRMNGIPVPSIYGPSADDNPFR encoded by the coding sequence ATGCAGTCATCCATTATTGTGAATGCTATTCTCAGGGAACTGGACAAGGAAGTACCTGCTACCAGAAATTGCCTTGAACGTATACCAGAAAATTTATTTGGATTTAAACCTCATCCAACATCAATGGAACTCGGATATCTGACAACACTTGTTGCTCAAATACCGCTTTGGATAGCTTCTATGATTGATAATGGCGAGATAGACCTGGCCACCTTTACAAGACTCACCCCTAAGACAACAAGGGAAATGGTTACTTATTTTGAGGATAATATAAATAAAGCTAAAAAATCATTACAAACAATCAAAGATGATGACCTTTCCAGGAATTTTACATTAAAAGCCCAGGGAAAAATCCTGATATCTCAAAAATTGGAAGAATCAATTTCAGAGGCAATCAATCACTGGATCCATCATCGCGGACAACTCACTGTTTATATGAGGATGAATGGAATCCCGGTTCCATCAATCTACGGACCTTCTGCTGATGACAATCCATTCAGGTAG
- a CDS encoding RibD family protein: MVKPHVICHMMSTVNGKIISDNWGSKDLTKSYTDIYERCHQSFASQAWMVGRVTMERHFSEEKKPSLLKPNALIERKPFIGNKEATSFAIAVDAKGKLIWDSNETGGDHIIEVLTEQVSDVYLNFLQQKKVSYIFAGKTEMDFKLALKQLGDLFNIKTLMLEGGGHINGSLLNEGLIDELSILIVPVADASPDAPTTFELGEYQQKNISQHLHLKEVRQLENAVLWLKYTVNN; encoded by the coding sequence ATGGTAAAGCCACATGTAATCTGTCATATGATGTCTACTGTTAATGGCAAGATTATTTCTGATAACTGGGGAAGTAAAGACCTCACCAAAAGTTATACGGATATTTACGAAAGATGTCATCAAAGCTTTGCCAGTCAGGCATGGATGGTAGGCCGGGTTACGATGGAAAGACATTTTTCAGAGGAAAAGAAGCCTTCATTGTTAAAGCCCAATGCTTTGATAGAAAGGAAGCCATTTATAGGGAATAAAGAAGCAACAAGCTTTGCCATAGCTGTAGATGCTAAAGGAAAATTAATATGGGATTCCAACGAAACAGGGGGAGATCATATTATTGAAGTACTTACGGAACAAGTGAGCGATGTGTATTTGAATTTCCTTCAGCAAAAAAAAGTATCCTATATTTTTGCTGGCAAAACAGAAATGGATTTCAAGTTGGCTCTAAAACAATTAGGTGATCTTTTTAATATTAAAACCCTGATGTTGGAAGGAGGAGGACATATCAACGGCTCTCTTTTGAATGAAGGACTAATTGACGAATTAAGTATTCTAATAGTTCCTGTTGCTGATGCATCGCCCGATGCACCAACTACCTTTGAGCTGGGTGAATACCAGCAGAAAAATATATCCCAGCATCTTCATTTGAAAGAAGTGAGGCAACTGGAGAACGCAGTGCTTTGGCTTAAATATACTGTTAATAATTAG
- a CDS encoding T9SS type A sorting domain-containing protein codes for MRKSSTLLYALVIYLLAIPFASEVLGQDGTIDASFVTSQFNSHVRVIKVLSDKKIIVAGEFTSYNGTTVNRIARLNEDGSLDATFNPGGTGANSTIHAVEIQEDGKILIGGSFFTYNGEGTNRLARLNADGTFDNTFNIGGGFNNTIYAIAIQNDTKIVVGGAFTVFNNGSINRIARLTAAGSKDDTFVVTTALNGEPRAIIIQPDQKILVSGLFSTYNGAAAQGIVRINADGSKDNILNSSTGTNAEVWTMALQPDGKIILGGSFTKYKGISKNYLVRINSDGTIDNTFAMGSGADVVGIRCVALQNDGRIIIGGEFNTFNGNLEKYLSRLNADGTDDPTFNFEVGPNLPVFAATLDADNKILIGGYFLLYDDVEHPHLVRLNGSSTSIAGVTDIEFNKVFKLFPNPALSNITIELPESNDRTELKLFSITGTLKKSIILVNTMSQVDIKDLQEGIYFYEVWQHETKRMEGKLIVN; via the coding sequence ATGAGAAAATCATCTACACTACTTTATGCCCTAGTTATCTATTTATTAGCTATTCCTTTTGCTAGTGAAGTATTAGGCCAAGATGGGACTATAGATGCATCTTTTGTTACAAGTCAATTCAATTCCCATGTTCGAGTTATCAAAGTATTATCTGATAAGAAGATAATTGTTGCAGGAGAGTTTACCAGCTACAATGGAACAACCGTAAATAGGATAGCCCGCTTAAACGAAGATGGTTCTCTAGATGCAACCTTTAACCCTGGTGGAACAGGAGCTAATAGCACCATTCATGCAGTGGAAATACAAGAGGATGGTAAAATTTTAATTGGTGGTTCATTCTTTACTTATAACGGTGAAGGAACAAACAGGCTTGCAAGACTAAATGCTGACGGAACATTTGACAATACATTCAATATTGGAGGTGGATTCAATAATACCATTTATGCTATTGCCATTCAGAATGATACAAAGATTGTTGTAGGAGGAGCTTTTACTGTCTTTAACAATGGTAGTATTAATAGAATAGCAAGGCTTACGGCAGCAGGATCAAAGGATGATACCTTTGTAGTGACAACTGCATTGAATGGTGAACCTAGAGCTATAATTATCCAACCAGATCAAAAGATATTGGTCTCTGGACTTTTTTCTACTTATAACGGTGCAGCGGCTCAAGGTATTGTCAGAATAAATGCCGATGGATCGAAAGACAATATATTAAATAGCAGTACTGGTACTAATGCAGAAGTATGGACTATGGCACTTCAACCTGATGGAAAAATTATCTTGGGAGGTTCGTTTACAAAATATAAGGGTATATCTAAGAATTATTTAGTAAGGATAAATAGCGATGGAACCATTGATAATACTTTTGCGATGGGATCCGGAGCTGATGTTGTAGGAATTCGCTGCGTAGCATTACAGAATGACGGGAGAATAATTATCGGAGGTGAATTTAATACCTTCAATGGAAATCTGGAAAAATACTTAAGCAGATTAAATGCAGATGGCACAGATGATCCAACCTTTAACTTTGAAGTCGGTCCCAATTTACCAGTATTTGCTGCTACATTGGATGCAGATAACAAAATTTTAATCGGTGGGTATTTTTTACTTTATGATGATGTGGAACATCCTCATTTGGTTCGCTTAAATGGATCTTCAACATCAATTGCCGGTGTCACGGATATAGAATTTAATAAAGTATTTAAATTATTTCCTAACCCTGCTTTGTCCAATATAACTATAGAATTACCTGAGTCTAATGACAGGACGGAATTAAAATTATTCTCAATCACAGGAACGTTAAAGAAAAGCATAATTTTGGTCAACACAATGTCTCAGGTTGATATTAAAGATCTTCAGGAAGGGATTTATTTTTATGAAGTTTGGCAACATGAAACAAAGAGGATGGAGGGTAAGCTTATCGTTAATTAA
- a CDS encoding (R)-mandelonitrile lyase produces the protein MEIKRIGSQSSGKGPADWFTGTVRIDPLFQASDPARVAGSSVTFEPGARTAWHTHPLGQTLIVTSGCGWAQREGGPVEEIHPGDIVWFPPGEKHWHGATSTIAMTHIAIQESLNGKVVEWMEKVTDEQYHSKGLEKKSQLW, from the coding sequence ATGGAAATTAAGAGAATTGGATCACAGTCTTCAGGAAAAGGTCCGGCTGACTGGTTTACAGGAACAGTGCGTATCGATCCTCTTTTTCAGGCTAGTGATCCGGCAAGGGTAGCAGGCTCAAGTGTCACCTTCGAGCCAGGTGCCAGAACAGCATGGCATACTCATCCTCTTGGACAAACGCTGATAGTAACCTCAGGTTGTGGCTGGGCACAGCGGGAAGGAGGGCCAGTTGAAGAAATTCATCCGGGGGACATTGTCTGGTTTCCACCAGGAGAAAAACATTGGCATGGAGCAACGTCTACTATAGCCATGACGCATATAGCCATACAGGAAAGCCTTAATGGAAAAGTAGTGGAATGGATGGAGAAAGTTACCGATGAGCAGTATCATTCAAAAGGCTTAGAAAAAAAAAGTCAACTATGGTAA
- the katG gene encoding catalase/peroxidase HPI has translation MKKTLLVASLVALFTGCHESKKEVNNEGAEKGGCPFHFGNKGKSGGLSTTNNGKTNRDWWPNQLDLSVLRQHSTKSDPMGEDFNYKLAFNSLDYAALKNDIREVLTKSQDWWPADYGNYGPLFIRMAWHSAGTYRTGDGRGGTREGQQRFAPLNSWPDNANLDKARRLLWPIKQKYGNKISWADLMILTGNVALESMGFKTIGFGGGREDVWEPASNVYWGMEEKMLDDKRYGEGRKLEKPLAAAQMGLIYVNPEGPNGNPDPVAAAKDIRETFRRMGMNDEETVALIAGGHTLGKTHGAASGTNLSPEPEAAGIEEQGLGWKSKHGTGKGKDAITSGLEVTWTTTPTQWSHGFFKSLFENEWELTKSPGGAHQWVAKNPKVMVPDAFDKNKKHKPTMLTTDLSLRFDSIYGKISKNFLDNPEQFDAAFARAWFKLTHRDMGPKTTYLGPEIPKEEFLWQDPIPTLNHKLVNDKDIAELKATILKSGLTTDELVSTAWASASTYRNSDRKGGANGARIRLAPQRNWEANNPQQLNKVLTKLEEIQKNFNSKSGSKQISMADLIVLGGSAAIEDAAKKAGYPVKVAFIPGRMDATQEQTDPASIAVLKPMADGFRNYQKKQYTLSTEELLVDKAQLLTLTAPEMTVLIGGMRALNANYNHSRHGIFTSQPGVLTNDFFMNLLDMNTEWKATSDNKEEFEGHDRSTGKVKWTATRADLIFGSNSELRALAEVYGSYDAKEKFVKDFAAAWTKVMNLDRFDVK, from the coding sequence ATGAAGAAAACACTTTTAGTAGCCAGTTTGGTCGCTCTTTTTACAGGATGCCATGAGAGTAAGAAGGAAGTAAACAACGAAGGCGCCGAAAAAGGTGGGTGTCCATTTCATTTTGGAAATAAAGGAAAATCCGGTGGCCTCAGTACTACCAACAATGGAAAAACCAACAGAGATTGGTGGCCTAATCAATTGGATTTAAGTGTACTTAGGCAACACTCCACCAAATCTGATCCTATGGGAGAAGACTTTAATTATAAGCTCGCATTTAACAGTCTGGACTATGCAGCGTTAAAGAATGATATCCGAGAGGTGCTAACTAAATCTCAGGATTGGTGGCCTGCAGATTATGGTAATTATGGACCTCTATTCATTCGTATGGCATGGCACAGCGCCGGAACATACCGCACAGGAGATGGTCGTGGTGGAACACGTGAAGGTCAACAGAGATTTGCTCCACTAAATAGCTGGCCGGACAATGCTAACCTTGATAAAGCCAGAAGACTTTTATGGCCAATCAAACAGAAATATGGTAATAAAATTTCATGGGCTGACTTAATGATCCTTACAGGAAATGTAGCCTTGGAATCAATGGGATTTAAGACTATTGGATTTGGTGGTGGCAGGGAAGATGTGTGGGAACCTGCAAGTAACGTGTATTGGGGAATGGAAGAAAAAATGTTGGATGACAAACGTTATGGCGAAGGTCGTAAGCTTGAAAAACCATTGGCTGCCGCACAAATGGGGCTTATATATGTTAATCCGGAAGGTCCTAACGGAAATCCTGATCCAGTTGCTGCTGCAAAAGATATACGTGAGACTTTCAGACGTATGGGAATGAATGATGAGGAAACTGTAGCGCTTATAGCAGGAGGACATACGCTTGGTAAAACACATGGAGCAGCTAGTGGTACCAATTTAAGCCCAGAGCCTGAAGCTGCAGGTATTGAAGAACAAGGCCTAGGATGGAAAAGTAAACATGGTACAGGAAAAGGCAAAGATGCTATTACCTCAGGATTAGAAGTGACATGGACTACCACTCCTACCCAATGGAGTCATGGTTTTTTCAAAAGCCTTTTTGAAAATGAATGGGAGCTGACTAAGAGTCCAGGTGGTGCACACCAGTGGGTGGCTAAGAACCCTAAAGTAATGGTACCGGATGCTTTTGATAAGAACAAGAAGCACAAGCCCACAATGCTTACAACAGACCTTTCATTACGCTTTGATTCAATCTATGGAAAGATCTCTAAGAACTTCCTTGATAACCCTGAACAATTTGATGCTGCATTTGCGCGTGCATGGTTCAAATTAACGCATCGTGATATGGGACCTAAAACAACATATCTCGGACCTGAAATTCCTAAAGAAGAGTTTCTATGGCAAGATCCGATTCCTACTCTCAATCACAAATTGGTGAATGATAAAGATATTGCAGAGTTAAAAGCTACCATTCTGAAATCTGGTCTTACAACAGATGAACTGGTTTCTACAGCTTGGGCTTCTGCTTCTACTTACCGTAATTCTGATAGAAAAGGTGGTGCTAATGGTGCACGTATCCGCCTTGCACCTCAAAGAAATTGGGAGGCTAATAATCCTCAACAACTTAATAAGGTATTGACCAAACTTGAAGAGATTCAAAAGAACTTCAATTCAAAATCAGGAAGCAAACAAATTTCAATGGCGGATCTTATTGTACTTGGCGGATCAGCAGCAATTGAAGATGCAGCTAAAAAAGCTGGATATCCTGTGAAGGTAGCGTTTATTCCTGGTCGTATGGATGCTACACAAGAGCAAACAGATCCTGCTTCTATAGCAGTACTTAAACCAATGGCAGACGGATTCCGCAATTATCAGAAGAAGCAATATACATTATCTACAGAAGAATTATTGGTAGATAAAGCACAATTGCTTACTCTGACAGCTCCTGAAATGACAGTATTAATTGGTGGTATGCGCGCTTTAAATGCTAATTACAACCACTCGAGACATGGAATATTCACCTCTCAGCCAGGAGTATTAACGAATGATTTCTTTATGAATCTGTTAGATATGAATACTGAATGGAAAGCTACTTCGGATAACAAAGAAGAATTTGAAGGACATGACAGATCAACAGGAAAAGTAAAATGGACAGCGACCCGTGCAGATCTTATTTTTGGTTCTAACTCAGAACTAAGAGCCTTAGCTGAAGTCTACGGTTCCTATGATGCTAAGGAGAAGTTTGTAAAAGATTTCGCAGCAGCATGGACAAAAGTAATGAACCTCGATCGTTTTGATGTAAAATAA
- a CDS encoding PAS domain-containing protein: protein MNKYVSFLYHNHLDDVAELCLKRLYEGNHFISFTIFPEKIESKELLKNEVKKFLNLLLKNQVIDEIGTLFSELKAGKLTFQANLEDIQSIFYNRKFILLEFLNSYTKDAKEIIRIVKEIDQYFHAQEMYAVASMEEFHKKSLDENQLLFDNTESLAHLAHCEFNYSDGTIKCSKEFYEIFGIAHQPKLSFNNLKKMTIYENGFDPFSETLTQKFIDGKPNIHEFKIKRNDQEIRTIYSKDFPLEDTEGKVIGIKRLVQDVTQLRNIEGKIKNEEKVLKRIFENLPIYIGIYDVAEGRLVYANQSSRELFQFASEDIYNSKFTNVIENIVAPEDKEKLRNRLLAYPHATEDSYPPLEYKVILPNEKNIWFYTKAIVFKRENEKVKEVLISAVDITSLKETEEKLKLNEEKLIVAQKIAKVGNYDWNIEKGTSAISEDLVEIYGLPSGTKSFLFPEFIKIVRPDFYPKMNENMNQIMNGSIDSLEDEIVIVMPDKSEKDVLSRSRIYRNSLGQPNRVIGTIMDITSIKENERKIQKKNKELQQAYLALESVQKKLEENNIELEHRVALRTQELKNINERYEVFIKQSSIGLCRFEFKDIPYVDTTIPIEEQVELISKHTYIAEVNDCLVNILGLENQQQLIGHQLREFIKISNLRLNIKIAKAIQSDYRIHEIEVIAKHQKEKPVYLHMKIEGVLENDKLIRGWGIIADVSARKYSELALRESEHRYKTLSEAIPGFTWTALPDGKNDYINQRWFDYTGSSIDDSRDWKWLKFIHPDEIEDTLKKWKSCLESGSIYENEYRIQRFDGVYKWFQARAIPIKNYKGKIIRWIGIQTDIDDKKRTEEKLKQQNEDLDNFIYMVSHDLKAPVSNIEGLVGVLNGLFEEENINKEGASDVLEMIESSIGKFRKNLLELIEIAKSQKTSTENYEDINLAEMLNEVKSMFEESIKKTNAIIKEDFSEISTIRFAKKNLQSIFHNLLSNAIKYHSHNRNPEIFISTKREENYTVLLIQDNGLGMKKEQADKIFSEFKRLHKDVEGSGVGLYLVKRIITNAGGKIEVESELGKGSVFRVYFKNK, encoded by the coding sequence ATGAATAAATATGTGTCCTTTTTATACCATAATCATTTGGATGATGTTGCTGAATTATGTTTAAAGAGATTATATGAAGGAAATCATTTTATAAGCTTTACTATTTTTCCTGAAAAAATTGAATCAAAGGAATTACTAAAAAATGAAGTTAAGAAATTCCTGAATTTATTGTTGAAAAATCAGGTAATCGATGAAATTGGAACGCTGTTTTCCGAACTTAAAGCAGGCAAACTTACATTTCAAGCTAACCTCGAAGATATACAATCTATTTTTTATAATAGGAAATTCATATTGCTGGAGTTCTTGAATAGCTATACCAAAGATGCTAAGGAAATCATCAGAATAGTGAAAGAAATAGACCAATATTTTCATGCTCAGGAAATGTATGCCGTTGCAAGCATGGAAGAATTCCATAAAAAGTCATTGGATGAAAATCAACTTTTATTTGATAACACAGAATCATTGGCACACCTTGCTCACTGTGAATTTAACTATAGCGATGGCACAATTAAATGTTCCAAAGAGTTTTATGAAATTTTCGGAATAGCACATCAACCAAAACTTTCTTTTAACAATCTTAAAAAGATGACCATTTATGAAAATGGTTTTGATCCCTTCTCTGAAACCCTTACACAGAAGTTTATAGATGGAAAACCTAACATTCATGAATTTAAAATAAAAAGGAATGATCAGGAGATTCGTACTATTTATTCCAAAGACTTCCCCTTGGAAGATACAGAAGGAAAAGTAATCGGTATAAAGAGATTAGTTCAGGATGTCACTCAATTAAGAAATATAGAAGGAAAAATAAAAAATGAGGAAAAGGTACTTAAAAGGATATTTGAAAATTTGCCAATATACATAGGCATATATGATGTTGCTGAAGGGAGGCTGGTATATGCTAACCAGAGTTCCAGGGAGCTTTTTCAGTTTGCATCTGAAGATATTTATAATTCAAAATTTACAAACGTAATCGAAAATATTGTCGCCCCTGAAGATAAAGAAAAATTGCGAAATCGCCTTTTAGCATATCCTCATGCAACTGAAGATAGTTATCCACCATTGGAATATAAGGTTATTCTTCCTAATGAAAAAAATATCTGGTTTTATACAAAAGCAATTGTATTTAAAAGAGAAAACGAAAAAGTAAAAGAGGTCTTGATATCAGCTGTGGATATTACCTCTTTAAAGGAAACGGAAGAAAAATTAAAACTCAATGAGGAGAAACTAATAGTAGCACAAAAGATTGCCAAGGTTGGAAATTATGACTGGAATATAGAAAAAGGAACATCTGCTATTTCAGAAGATTTAGTTGAAATTTATGGCCTTCCATCAGGTACAAAATCTTTTCTTTTTCCTGAATTTATAAAAATAGTAAGGCCGGATTTTTATCCTAAAATGAATGAAAATATGAACCAGATTATGAATGGTTCAATAGATTCCCTTGAAGATGAAATAGTAATTGTAATGCCCGATAAAAGTGAAAAAGATGTTTTAAGCAGATCACGAATATATCGTAACAGTTTAGGTCAGCCCAATCGTGTTATAGGTACCATAATGGATATTACCAGTATTAAAGAAAACGAAAGAAAAATTCAGAAGAAAAATAAAGAACTTCAGCAGGCTTATTTAGCTCTTGAGAGTGTTCAGAAAAAGTTAGAAGAAAATAATATAGAACTGGAGCATCGTGTAGCGTTAAGAACTCAGGAGTTGAAAAATATCAATGAGCGATATGAGGTTTTTATTAAACAAAGTTCTATAGGACTATGCCGCTTTGAATTTAAAGATATACCATATGTTGACACTACTATTCCAATTGAAGAGCAGGTTGAATTAATCAGCAAACACACCTACATAGCGGAGGTGAATGATTGCCTGGTAAATATTCTTGGATTAGAAAATCAGCAGCAATTAATCGGACATCAACTAAGGGAATTTATCAAAATTTCAAATCTTCGTTTAAATATAAAAATTGCCAAGGCAATACAATCTGACTATAGAATTCATGAAATAGAAGTAATAGCAAAACATCAAAAAGAAAAGCCTGTGTATTTGCACATGAAAATAGAGGGTGTGCTGGAGAATGATAAGTTAATAAGAGGATGGGGAATCATTGCAGATGTATCAGCAAGAAAGTATTCAGAATTAGCCTTAAGAGAAAGTGAACATCGTTATAAAACACTTTCGGAAGCAATACCCGGATTTACTTGGACTGCCCTTCCTGATGGAAAAAATGATTATATCAATCAAAGGTGGTTTGATTATACAGGTTCTTCAATTGATGACAGTAGAGACTGGAAGTGGCTAAAATTTATACATCCTGATGAAATTGAAGATACTTTAAAAAAATGGAAAAGCTGTCTGGAATCAGGATCTATTTATGAAAATGAATATAGGATACAACGTTTTGATGGAGTATACAAATGGTTTCAGGCAAGGGCAATACCTATCAAAAACTATAAAGGTAAAATTATCAGATGGATTGGAATTCAAACAGACATAGATGATAAGAAAAGGACTGAAGAAAAATTAAAACAGCAGAATGAAGATCTTGATAATTTCATTTATATGGTTTCTCATGATTTGAAAGCCCCGGTTTCTAATATTGAAGGATTGGTGGGCGTATTGAACGGTTTATTTGAAGAAGAAAATATAAATAAGGAAGGTGCAAGTGATGTTCTTGAGATGATTGAAAGTTCAATAGGTAAATTTAGAAAGAATCTCCTGGAACTTATTGAGATTGCTAAATCTCAAAAGACAAGTACAGAGAATTATGAAGACATCAATTTAGCTGAAATGTTAAACGAAGTTAAATCTATGTTTGAAGAGTCCATAAAAAAAACTAATGCAATAATTAAAGAAGACTTCAGTGAGATTTCAACCATCAGATTTGCAAAGAAAAATCTTCAAAGCATATTCCATAATCTTTTAAGCAATGCCATAAAATATCATTCACACAATAGAAATCCAGAAATATTTATTAGTACCAAACGTGAAGAAAATTATACCGTTTTATTGATTCAAGACAATGGATTAGGTATGAAAAAAGAACAGGCTGATAAGATTTTTTCTGAGTTCAAAAGGCTTCATAAAGACGTAGAGGGATCAGGGGTTGGACTGTACCTCGTTAAGCGAATTATTACCAATGCAGGGGGAAAAATTGAAGTTGAAAGTGAATTGGGTAAAGGTTCGGTTTTTAGAGTGTATTTTAAAAATAAGTAA
- a CDS encoding NAD(P)-dependent alcohol dehydrogenase, translating into METLKTTAEGVISVKAKEVRAFGTAAADKSLQQIKINRRIPTPHDVEIEILYCGVCHSDLHTARNEWHSTVYPCVPGHEIVGKVVSVGKHVSKFKVGDHAAVGCMVDSCRECQYCKEDLEQYCEEGNTATYNSPDKHLGTQTYGGYSESVVVDEAYVLHVPENLDLAAVAPLLCAGITTYSPLKHWNVGPGKKVGIVGIGGLGHMAVKFAKAMGAEVIVFTTSASKVEDAKRLGADDVVLSKDKNQMQRYAGKLHFVLDAVSAQHDVNAYLGQLRVDGVLVLVGAPEHPLSVAAFSLIPYRRTFAGSMIGGIAETQEMLDFCGKHNIISDIEMISIQQINDAYERLLKGDVRYRFVIDMASLKK; encoded by the coding sequence ATGGAAACACTGAAGACAACAGCGGAAGGTGTAATTTCTGTCAAAGCAAAAGAAGTCAGGGCATTTGGTACTGCGGCAGCCGATAAATCTTTGCAACAAATAAAAATAAATCGAAGAATACCTACACCTCATGATGTGGAAATTGAAATTCTATATTGCGGTGTTTGTCATTCAGATCTTCATACTGCTCGCAATGAATGGCATAGTACTGTCTACCCTTGTGTACCTGGTCATGAAATCGTAGGAAAAGTCGTGAGTGTAGGAAAGCATGTTTCAAAATTTAAAGTCGGAGATCATGCAGCTGTAGGTTGTATGGTTGATAGCTGCAGAGAGTGTCAATATTGCAAAGAAGATCTGGAACAATATTGCGAGGAGGGAAATACAGCAACTTATAATTCTCCTGATAAGCACCTGGGTACACAGACTTATGGAGGCTATTCGGAAAGCGTTGTGGTGGATGAAGCCTATGTTTTGCATGTACCTGAAAATCTTGATCTGGCAGCTGTTGCACCTTTACTATGTGCAGGCATCACTACATATTCACCTTTGAAGCATTGGAATGTAGGTCCTGGTAAAAAAGTGGGAATTGTTGGTATTGGTGGTTTGGGACATATGGCAGTGAAGTTTGCGAAAGCAATGGGTGCAGAGGTGATTGTTTTCACTACTTCAGCTTCTAAGGTTGAAGATGCTAAACGTCTTGGAGCTGATGATGTAGTGTTGTCCAAAGATAAAAATCAGATGCAACGTTATGCAGGTAAATTACATTTTGTTTTGGATGCTGTTTCTGCACAGCATGATGTAAATGCATACTTAGGTCAGCTGAGAGTTGATGGTGTATTGGTATTAGTAGGCGCACCTGAGCATCCATTGTCTGTTGCTGCATTCAGTCTCATACCATATAGAAGAACCTTTGCAGGTTCAATGATTGGGGGAATTGCAGAAACGCAAGAGATGCTTGATTTCTGTGGTAAACATAATATCATTTCAGATATAGAAATGATTAGTATTCAACAGATCAATGATGCATATGAACGTTTACTGAAAGGCGACGTCAGATATCGTTTTGTTATTGATATGGCATCTTTAAAAAAGTAG